Proteins encoded in a region of the Dendropsophus ebraccatus isolate aDenEbr1 chromosome 11, aDenEbr1.pat, whole genome shotgun sequence genome:
- the LOC138767401 gene encoding zinc finger protein 84-like, whose translation MEVQNVRSLQESYVGTTSGAETPISVSENGEDGKRPFCSECGKYFHKKSLLVSHQKTHTGEKPFSCPNCVKWFSLKSNLVRHMKTHTGEKSFPCLECGKCFNQKINLVDHQRSHTGEKPFSCPECGNCFTKKSSLVGHLRIHTGLKPFSCPECGSCFTQKSTLVGHLKTHTGHKPFSCSECGKSFSWKSDLLKHQRTHTGDKTFSCSECGKCFTQKSSLVVHLKTHTGQKPFSCSECEKSFNWKLELVKHQRTHTGEKPFSCAECGKSFSLESQLVRHQRTHTGEKPFLCLECDKCFTSKSCLVIHQRTHTGEKPFLCTECGKSFSQRSYLVQHHRTHTGAKPYLCLKCGKGFSSKSHLVRHQVSHTGERPFSCSECGKCFSLKSHLLTHQFTHTGEKPFSCPECAKCFNRKSYLTVHLRTHKGKKQ comes from the coding sequence GTGAAGATGGGAAGAGGCCATTCTGctctgaatgtgggaaatattttcaTAAGAAATCACTTCTTGTTTCTcatcagaaaactcacacaggagagaagccattttcatgtcctaATTGTGTGAAGTGGTTTAGTCTGAAATCAAATCTTGTGAGACATATGAAaacccacacaggagagaaatcGTTTCCTTGTctggaatgtgggaagtgttttaatcAGAAAATAAATCTCGTGGACcatcagagaagtcacacaggagagaagccattttcatgtccagaatgtggaaatTGTTTCACAAAAAAGTCATCTCTTGTTGGACAtctaagaattcacacagggcttaagccattttcatgccctGAATGTGGAAGTTGTTTCACCCAGAAGTCAACTCTTGTTGGACATCTAAAAACTCACACAGGGcataagccattttcatgctcggAATGTGGAAAATCATTTAGTTGGAAATCAGATCTTTtgaaacatcagagaactcacacaggagataagacattttcatgttcagaatgtggaaaatgtttcaccCAGAAGTCATCTCTTGTTGTACATCTAAAAACTCACACAGGgcaaaagccattttcatgttcagaatgcgaAAAATCATTTAATTGGAAGTTAGAACTTGtgaaacatcagagaactcacactggagagaagccattttcatgtgcaGAATGTGGAAAATCATTTAGCCTGGAATCACAACTTGTtagacatcagagaactcacacaggagagaagccatttttatgcttGGAATGTGACAAATGTTTTACTTCAAAATCATGTCTTGTTATACATCAGAGaacacacacaggagagaagccatttttatgtacaGAATGTGGAAAATCATTTAGTCAGAGATCATATCTTGTGCAACATcacagaactcacacaggggcGAAACCATATTTATGTTTGAAATGTGGAAAAGGGTTTTCTTCAAAATCACATCTTGTTAGACATCAGgtaagtcacacaggagagaggccattttcatgttctgaatgtggaaaatgtttttctttaaaatcacatCTTCTTACACATCAGTttactcacacaggagagaagccattttcatgccccGAATGTGCAAAGTGTTTTAACAGAAAATCATATCTTACGGTACATCTAAGAACTCACAAAGGGAAGAAGCAATAA